The Saccopteryx leptura isolate mSacLep1 chromosome 2, mSacLep1_pri_phased_curated, whole genome shotgun sequence genome has a window encoding:
- the SP2 gene encoding transcription factor Sp2 → MSDPQTSMAATAAVSPSDYLQPVASTTQDSQPSPLALLAATCSKIGPPAVEAAVTPPAPPQPTPRKLVPIKPAPLPLSPGKNSFGILSSKGNILQIQGSQLSTSYPGGQLVFAIQNPTMINKGTRSNANIQYQAVSQIQASSSQTIQVQPGLTNQIQIIPGTNQAIITPAPSGHKPVPIKPAPVQKSSTTTTPVQSGANVVKLTGGGGNVTLTLPVNNLMNTSDTGATTQLLTESPPTPLSKTNKKARKKSLPASQPSVAVAEQVETVLIETTADNIIQAGNNLLIVQSPGGGQPAVVQQVQVVPPKAEQQQVVQIPQQALRVVQAASATLPTVPQKPSQNFQIQAAEPTSTQVYIRTPSGEVQTVLVQDSAPATAVTTSTTTCSSPASRAPHPSGTSKKHSAAILRKERPLPKIAPAGSIISLNAAQLAAAAQAMQTININGVQVQGVPVTITNTGGQQQLTVQNVSGNNLTISGLSPTQIQLQMEQALAGEAQPGEKRRRMACTCPNCKDGDKRAGEQGKKKHVCHIPDCGKTFRKTSLLRAHVRLHTGERPFVCNWFFCGKRFTRSDELQRHARTHTGDKRFECAQCQKRFMRSDHLTKHYKTHLVTKNL, encoded by the exons atCCACAGACCAGCATGGCTGCCACTGCTGCTGTCAGTCCCAGCGACTACCTGCAGCCCGTTGCCTCCACCACCCAG GACTCCCAGCCGTCTCCCTTAGCCCTGCTTGCTGCAACATGTAGCAAAATTGGGCCTCCAGCTGTAGAGGCGGCTGTGACACCTCCTGCTCCCCCCCAGCCCACACCACGGAAGCTTGTCCCTATCaaacctgcccctctccctcttaGCCCCGGCAAGAACAGTTTTGGAATCTTGTCCTCCAAAGGAAACATACTTCAGATTCAGGGGTCACAACTGAGCACGTCCTATCCTGGGGGTCAGCTGGTGTTTGCTATCCAGAATCCCACCATGATCAACAAAGGGACCCGATCAAATGCCAACATCCAGTACCAGGCAGTCTCTCAGATTCAGGCGAGCAGCTCCCAGACCATCCAAGTACAGCCCGGGCTCACTAACCAGATCCAGATCATCCCTGGCACCAACCAAGCCATCATCACCCCTGCACCGTCCGGTCACAAGCCTGTCCCCATCAAGCCAGCCCCTGTCCAGAAGTCGAGTACGACTACCACTCCTGTGCAGAGCGGGGCCAATGTGGTGAAACTGACAGGTGGAGGAGGCAATGTGACACTTACTCTGCCTGTCAACAACCTCATGAACACCAGCGACACTGGGGCCACCACTCAGCTCCTCACggagagcccccccaccccactgtcCAAGACTAACAAGAAAGCCAGGAAGAAGAGTCTGCCCGCCTCCCAGCCCTCTGTGGCCGTGGCTGAGCAGGTAGAGACGGTGCTGATCGAGACCACGGCAGACAACATCATCCAGGCCGGGAACAACCTGCTCATCGTGCAGAGCCCTGGCGGGGGCCAGCCGGCCGTGGTCCAGCAGGTGCAGGTGGTGCCCCCCAAGGCCGAGCAGCAGCAGGTGGTACAGATCCCCCAGCAGGCCCTGAGGGTGGTGCAGGCGGCATCTGCCACCCTCCCCACTGTCCCCCAGAAGCCGTCCCAGAACTTTCAGATCCAGGCGGCTGAGCCGACGTCTACTCAG GTCTACATCCGTACGCCTTCCGGTGAGGTGCAAACAGTCCTCGTCCAGGACAGCGCCCCGGCAACAGCTGTGACCACCTCGACTACCACTTGTAGCAGCCCTGCATCCCGTGCTCCTCATCCGAGTGGGACCAGCAAAAAGCACTCAGCCGCAATTCTCCGGAAAGAGCGTCCTCTGCCAAAGATCGCCCCTGCTGGGAGCATCATCAGCCTGAACGCAGCCCAGCTGGCGGCGGCGGCCCAGGCCATGCAGACCATCAACATCAACGGCGTCCAGGTCCAGGGCGTGCCTGTCACCATCACCAACACCGGTG gGCAGCAGCAGCTGACGGTGCAGAATGTTTCTGGAAACAACCTGACCATCAGTGGGCTGAGCCCCACCCAGATCCAGCTGCAGatggagcaggccctggccggagaGGCCCAGCCAGGGGAGAAGCGGCGCCGCATGGCCTGCACATGTCCCAACTGCAAGGACGGGGACAAGAG GGCTGGAGAGCAGGGCAAGAAGAAGCACGTGTGCCACATCCCCGACTGTGGCAAGACTTTCCGGAAGACATCCTTGCTGCGGGCCCATGTGCGCCTGCACACCGGCGAGCGGCCCTTTGTCTGCAACTGGTTCTTCTGTGGAAAGAGGTTCACACGGAGTGACGAACTCCAGAGACACGCCCGCACCCACACAG GGGACAAACGCTTCGAGTGTGCCCAGTGTCAGAAGCGCTTCATGCGGAGTGACCACCTCACCAAACATTACAAGACCCACCTGGTCACGAAGAACTTGTAA
- the PNPO gene encoding pyridoxine-5'-phosphate oxidase, giving the protein MTCGLQGVTLTFGRPAQWSQYLRHLCGRGTIMDLGPMRKSYRGDREAFEETQLTSLDPMKQFAAWFEEAVQCPEIGEANAMCLATCTRDGKPSARMVLLKGFGKDGFRFFTNFESRKGKELDSNPCASLVFYWEPLNRQVRVEGSVKKLPEEEATCYFQSRPKSSQIGAVVSCQSSVIPDREYLREKNEELEKLYQEQEVPKPKYWGGYVVYPQVIEFWQGQTNRLHDRIVFRRSLLTGDAPLGPMTHRGEDDWLYERLAP; this is encoded by the exons ATGACGTGCGGGCTGCAAGGCGTCACTTTGACGTTCGGGCGACCTGCCCAGTGGTCCCAGTACCTTCGTCACCTGTGCGGCCGCGGTACAATCATGGACCTGGGACCGATGCGCAAGAGTTACCGCGGGGACCGAGAG GCATTTGAGGAGACTCAGCTGACCTCTCTGGACCCCATGAAGCAGTTTGCTGCCTGGTTTGAAGAGGCTGTTCAGTGTCCTGAGATAGGGGAAGCCAATGCCATGTGTCTGGCTACCTGCACCAG GGACGGGAAGCCCTCTGCACGAATGGTGCTGCTGAAGGGCTTTGGCAAGGATGGCTTCCGCTTCTTTACGAACTTCGAGAGCCGAAAGGGGAAAGAGCTG GACTCGAATCCCTGTGCTTCCCTTGTCTTCTACTGGGAGCCCTTAAACCGTCAG GTGCGTGTGGAGGGCTCTGTGAAGAAGCTGCcagaggaggaggccacgtgCTACTTCCAATCCCGCCCCAAGAGCAGCCAGATTGGGGCTGTGGTCAGTTGCCAGAGCTCCGTGATCCCTGATCGGGAG TACCTGAGAGAGAAAAACGAAGAACTAGAGAAGCTCTATCAGGAACAAGAGGTGCCAAAGCCAAAATACTG GGGTGGCTATGTCGTGTACCCACAGGTGATAGAATTCTGGCAAGGCCAAACCAACCGCCTGCATGACCGGATTGTCTTTCGGCGGAGCCTTCTGACAGGAGATGCCCCTTTGGGGCCCATGACCCACCGAGGGGAGGACGACTGGCTCTATGAGAGACTCGCTCCCTGA
- the PRR15L gene encoding proline-rich protein 15-like protein yields the protein MTEVGWWKLTFLRKKKSTPKVLYEIPDTYAQTEGSAEPPRPEDGSPNSDFNTRLEKIVDKSTKGKHVKVSNSGRFKEKKKIRATLAENPNLFDDKEGKGQ from the coding sequence ATGACCGAAGTTGGTTGGTGGAAGCTGACCTTCCTTCGGAAAAAGAAATCCACCCCCAAGGTGCTGTACGAGATCCCTGACACCTATGCCCAGACAGAGGGCAGCGCAGAGCCCCCGCGGCCTGAGGATGGTAGCCCCAACAGTGACTTTAACACCCGCCTGGAGAAGATCGTGGACAAGAGCACGAAGGGCAAGCACGTCAAGGTCTCCAATTCCGGCCGCttcaaggagaagaaaaaaattcgaGCCACACTGGCAGAGAACCCCAACCTCTTTGATGACAAGGAGGGCAAAGGGCAGTGA